The DNA window GCTTTTTTGCAGAGCTGAATAAATGGGTTGGCGATGGGGTGGTTTAGTGCGAGAACCGCGCTCTCttctttaaattatatgtggcgtcaggtacgcgtacagataaattcaccacggcgcgcgtTCCAGAGTGCatcgtggtgaatttatctgtgtgtttCCTCTGGCCAGCCGTAGTGCGTACTGGTTCTTTGgttgtgtaaaggagatggtgttggcttattggattcTAACATTATGATTTTTGTTGATGATATGATACGAGTTacttcggaaagtttatttacgagtttacAGAGCATTTTTAGACTACCAGGGGAAACATAAAatactcggtcctcggagcaaacgGAGAAAAActtttacgtatcatcatgcTATAAACACATTTGAATAACGGTCCGTAAAACAGATTCtttgctgcgattcaaactttaaacgcgtttttctcgaaatcaatatattgtcactAAGTCCAGTCTGACTTAATACCGATCATTTTACCTGCAGATTAGCCGATTTATTAACTGTTTTCTTCGGTGAATTGTATTCTAAATTAACACCATGGGAGTTGATTTTTTAATACCATAAGATCCAAACGCTGAATGGAGATTTCACTCGCTGCCAAGTATGTTTAAAGAAAAGTTGCACTGTCATCTGTCGAGGGTGGTCTAGGATTAGAAATGACAACTCCGGCGAAGCACTGGAAATAATGAACACCTGTTGCAAGTCTGAAAAAAGTACACCATAGCAGAATACAGAATTAGTGCTTTCATTACCCTGACTATTTGCAACCAATACGAAACAAGCCATGTTGCgaaggaaaatatattttccgagtgcatattgaaatttcaagtcttgtttcctaacaaactgaaaataacatatttataGCATGCAAAAATCGATGTTGATCCGcgggggtccgtggtacgaaaaaggttgagaaccgctgctcTAAATGAACCTTCGAATTGTTAAAACAATTTGATGCAATTTCTTACGTTACTTACATTATGACTCGCGGTATCCACCGTCATAAATTTTTTACACCGGACATTTACGTCTGTTTGACGTTTGCAAAAATCACGTAAATCGTAAGTGTGGATCTAATTAATTTCAGAGCATATTCAAATAATACTCATCGTTGTCATATGAAACATTGAAGTTGACATTTATGATCAATCTACAGGACTTTTCACGTAAAATGAACGTGACGATTTTTTTGAGTGTGGGTAACAAAATGTTTACAAATACAATAGTGTAATTTTGTGTAAAATTCTAATTTTGAGTTGGCGCATTGTTCATATATTGTGCATATTTTCGTATTAGCGTGTAGATCCTGTTTATTTCAAGCTggaacagagatgccagatttgcagacaagtctgcaaattcgtagacttttaatttaagctgcagattttttcgatgacgcagatatttgcagattttttagtttggttgcagatatttacagatttttgaatataaaggcttttggttacactagctttcctgacattttttgttcttcccagacttttaaaattattattggagacatttgaaaaaagtacctggcatctctgagcTGGAAGTcaattttcatttcaaatttgaatcgaGATATTTCAACAATCGTTTTATAAATAAGAATTGAGTGATAACGATACAAATAGTGATGTGAGTTTTGATCTTTCATCTGAAGGTGACGACTGCACAAGTAACATCGAATCTGATGACGATTATTCTTCATCTTTTCTGTATTAGTTATCCGATATGCGTTGATTAAATACATCAACTCGAGTATCATGTGATAAATTTCGACAAAACTACGGAGTTTCAGAGCAGTGTCGAAATATATCAACGCTTTGTGAtgttttttcgcgtttttcgcCAATGAAATTTTCGAATAGATAGTTCAGGGCATGAATATCTACAGTTACGCTTATtcgcaaaaaatataaaaaatggaaacctGCCACCATATCCGAAATGAGGAACTTCATAGCAGTTCTTATTGCTTCTGGAAGAAATAAGCAAAACCGCTTGAACATCAATGTGTGGGCAAGGACATCCGACAAAACATGGCGTGTTGACTTTTATCGGATTGCAATGTCCAGAGACAGATTTCATAACAAATATGTATGCTGGCGATTTGACGACTTCTAAACTTGTAATGTATGTTCCTCTTTTTTTCAAGGCAACCGTCGTTTTGTTTCTCTACCAAAAGCTCGCTGCTAGATGTCAGTACAACTCCAAtagaagaaaattaaaattaacttggctgttttcaagaaaatctattcCCTACCCTTCTCAGACCCAGCAGAACAACAGGGACAACACTATTCGAATCCAAAAGAGAAGAGAATGAATGTGGAATGCAACAAAATCACGTtgacatttgccattcctcTCTCAGAACATATGGGTACTTGCGGTATTCGCACGTTTTATGCTCGTTTTCTAGGTACAAAAATAAACAGAGAGCATACTATTCTCTCGCAACATCAAAACAACGAGGTGAGAgatgacagagagagagagcatGGATGCTGTGTTGTATTCGACGCGGGATGAACCATAACAACACAACATAATATACTTTCCACGACAGCGCGAGAGCGACATTCGCGCTACAATGTATGTGAGACCTCCAAAGAGTACGGACGATTTTTCTGCCAATGGATCACCCGTGAAGAGGGTGTGTGAGTTTTCCTTGCACCCTACCTTTTTTTGCGTGAAAAAGATtttaaattgaagaaattgctGCGACAAATGTGAATAGAGATAATTTGTAGTGCTCATCTGGCTGCAGGCAGTTAATTCTGGCTTGGACTAAACAATGGGGGAACATTTGCTGAACGATTCGGGTAAGTTTCGTAGTCCGGGGAAAAACCGAGTTGATcggaaaaatcaattatttctTTTGCATCCTTCCGCAGAGAGTTTCGAGATGCTGAAAGCATTGTACGATTTCACGGCTGTTTACCCGAAAACCATCAGCTTCGACGAGGGCGAATACTTTATTCTGCATCAGACCAGTGCCCGGCAGCGGAACTGGTGGCAAGTGGTTAGCATGAAGGGCAATATCGGTTTCGTTCCGTCGAATTATGTCATGAAACTGAAGGTAGGAACCGATGAGTGTTTGTGACAGCACGTACGTACAAGGCCGTAAGGATACTTGCATGGCGAAAGAAAAATCGATATTTTACTGCATTTTAAATAAGCTTCAGCATCTTCAGATAGGACGATGAGCAGTGATGATAGGCTGTTTGAAGCATGCACTCTATTCTGTTACCGAACCTGCTTCCTGTATCGTAATGACAGTGCATATAATTGCCTCATGTAGCCGGCATGTGTACATATATTTGCAAGCGCTCTTTCATTGGCTTGTCACATACTTATATTTCGTCTACTTTTCCACTCCTTTCATTCACTTGTGTTACGCTGCATTGCAGGTCGATCCAAACTTCCTGAATGGATTTCTCGAATCCAGCATTGAATCGTTGCGAATGTCGACGGAGAAGGAAATAAACGGCATCATTAACCGAGATGAACTCATCGATCGGTTGGTGGAGAAGCAAAATAAAATCGAGAAAATACTGAAGGTAATTATGTTCGAGTTCTGTGGGAAGCAAAAGTAGGACTATTGACCTAATTGTGAAGTTAACATGTGCGTTTATTCGTAGAGTGATTTCTCCGATGATGATGAAGAAGAACCACCGGCGAGAATCGGCAACGGAAGTATTCCAACGATGGAGAAATATGCTTATAACAATTGTATAGGTAAATCCTTGAATTATGCAATTTGATTAGTGtgaagcttactttatcattaCATTTCAGATTCGACCCCCAAACACAAAGGcgaacaccgtcgatctccggTGCCAGCGAAGCACGAGAAACTTACCAAAAAATCGCTATCTAGTTCAGCCGTGTGCACAGCTGCCAGTGTTCCCCAATTTGTCCAGGAAAGTCCTAGTATGAGCGTGCTTTCTTCGAAGCTAAACCAAGAAGAGCCACTAACACCGACCGCTCAAGAAAATAGTATCGTGTCGGAGGTATCCGAAACGGAGACGACGAACACGGCTACAACCACTACAACTACCACCACGAGTGACGACATTACCGCAATCTCTCGAGGTGACGAAGAAATCCCAAAAACAGAGCCAACAGCAGAACCGGAAGCTCAAACCGATCACGAGATGGAGCTGGAAACCACCAACAACGACGATATGACTGCCAGTGAAAATGAGCCACAGCCGAAGGAGTCCTCTGCCAAAGAACCAACCAGTGATCCGGAAACGATCGCTGAGAGCCAAAATTTAAACGAAATCCCTCTAATGAACATCGAACCCCAGGACGTCTATCAGGTGGTAGACGCAATCCGCACCAACACGAATCTAAGTCACGAGATGGCATGTGTGGCGTTTCGCGTAATGCTCAGTGAACTGGAACCGCTACTGCCTCCGCCGGTGGTGAAACATCTGGAACCGGTCGCGTTACATCTAACGACCCCTCTGGATGTAGCGGATGCGTTTCTAGCTCAAACGCACGATGCGCAACGGTTACGCGTCATCTTTGCCGGTTTGTCGGAGTGTAAAAACGATTCCGAACAACGCACCTGGATGTTGCACGAGGACGAAGCGGACATCAGTCGCTATCTGAGCGAACTGATCGGTATTCTCACCGATGCGGATCCGAAGATCTGTCGCAACGAAATGGCCGTCGATCACTATCAGAGTGTCATTAATCTAGTCTTGTATTATCAGATGGAAACTCGCTGGTCCATACGAAAGCTGCTGTTGAAGGCCTTTAAAGCGATGTGTCACCTCGATTACACTACGGTAGACATTTTGCTTGGGTCGGTTCTTCCTTTGGAAATAGTTCAGGATATGATTTCCAATGCGAGGAACGTCGAGAAGCTACAGGAGCTGGCGAATATGTTGATCATTGTGTTTTCCATCGGCAGAAAGATGCCCATCAACCAGCAAggtagaacgatttttgtttCGAATTATTAGCCGAGAAATTAACCCATTTCCTTTTCAGAGCATCTTCGTGCGGATTTCGTTATCTTCCTGTTAAATCTAATAGAAACTCCACCGGAAACTGATGTGCACAATGTCCTTCCGGACACCATGATCAATTTGATTCTTTCGTTCAATTTGCAGTTCGAGAACTTTACCGACAACATTGTGCTGGAAGCGATGGAACAAATTCGGACCGCAAAAACCTTCACCGAGAAGATTCTAGTTCTAATAAATCGTGAAGGTGAAGTACCAAACGCGAAAAATGAgtaaaacatttaaaagaaatacTATTTTTTGCAGAAGATCCAGTTCACACGCTAAAACACACTCCAGCGCACATTAATCCGGTTCTAAAAATGTTGGTTGATTTGTTTAGTAGGCCGGAAACAGCTTCCATTTTTTACACAAACGATCAAAGCGTGCTGATTGACATTCTAGTACGACAGTTGTCGGATCTCTCCGCGGGAGAACCTGTAAGTACACTCAATCTATTTCTCGGAAGATTTATGTGCTCAGCACGCTTTCGCACTTACAGATCCGCAAATGGTACTTGGAACTGTGCCGCCGGATTGTTCGGAACACCGGCTACGCGGAACACCAACACCGGAAGCAAGATTTGATGAAGATATTCACGCGAATTTTCTGCGAAGAAACTGAGTGCAGTGCCGGAGATCAGCAGGTAGTGCGGGAAATCGCAAACGAGTTTCCGCAGATCTTCAAAGCGTGAACAGTTTCCGGAAGCAGAAATCACCTCAGCAATAGCACTTCAAATCGAAGGAAGCAGCAACGCGGTGCAATTTCTTTCCAATGCCATTCGTTCAAGTTTTTACCTATGTTATTGTTgacaaaaataaccaaaatttaAACAGTCGGAAAACTCTTACATCAATCCTTGGCTTTTTATCGCCGCTAAATCCAGTGTGTCAATAACAACAGTAGGAAAAACAGTATCGAATAcaaaaataacaacaaaaacgttttcaaaaatgtttttccacAAAGCGGCATGACAGAGTCAGTTCAATTTTATCTACAAAGAAAAAAGTTTGTCATAGCAATTAAACAGTGCGCATTTTTACCCTTAGAGAtaacaaattattttaaaaataatagccattttgaaatacaaaacTTTCAGTAAATACCAAGCAGATGTAGATAGTCTGAATCTAAGCGGTCAGAACGGAAATACAGTAAAGCAAAATATTTCTACAAAGCAGtaaacaaattgtcacaactTTCAAACTTATTCTCTCTAACACTCAAGTATACGACAAACAGTCGGGTATTCGATTCAAGACAGATTCTTGCAGTTAGACAAACAAACAAACCCCAGCCTCCATGCAATTATTCCCGATAATTTGCGACCGTTTTTCTAAAGTAAACAATAATTAAACTCGAAAATTACGCAGAGCTTATTAATTGTATTAAATTTGTGTGGCGTCAAAAATGTGTTATTCATATAAATTATTGGCTCGTTAATAATTGAATCATAGTTTATAATACTCGTTTgaacaagaagaaaaaaaactcaaATTGGCAATTTTATCCCAACCGTAGTGTCGTTGAATTAGTACCTAAGAAAACACTAATCAAAAACCAAATATTATGATAAACGACTCATAGACGTTTAAATCTTTAACTTTTGTGTTTTTACTTGATGGAGAAAAAGGCGAAGCCAGTGTTTAGATTagatttttggtaaatttccaAACCATGCCAAACATTGAGATCGGACATCCCAAAATGCCAAATTTAATCCAAGATTTTCTACCACTACTTGACCTAGATCAGAAACACGAATATTAAAACAAACACCTTCAGATGCAAAACAAGCACTGGCCGAGCAGCACACAAACAAGCAAGTGTAAAACGTTAcaacaagaaaaacatttttaatgaaactcAAACCTACAAACCGAACAAACTGATtaaaaaatagatatttaaatgATGGAAGAAGATAGACAGGCTAGTTATATTTTGGTAGGTTAAAATTGCATTTAAAGTTTATGAAGCAGAACAACAAAACCcagattgaagaaaaaaaaaattaaaagcagAATAACGAATAATACTAATCGATCGAATGTTGAACACACAACACGTGCAACATGTGGCTTAGATTTTTTAGGAAACAGAAACGTTTCCTTCTGTTATGCTAGATACCTACTAACGGCTGATTGGTATGTTGGCACAGATAAATTGTGAACTAAGTGAATAAGACTAGTtgcgaaataaataatataatctTCAAACACCAGGTCGTTGTCTTTTACTCATCGTTATTCAGACTTTGACACGAAATTTTTTACTGACTTCAAGAACATTCATGACAAATGCACTGACACCAGATAAGAGATTTCTAATCAAAGCAATTACTTGGTATTTATTACACTagtaagcataagagatcgcccgtagttgctactccgttattgaccagaaccaaattaggttgcaaaatgttgattggaacaacatgcttgggaataacatgatgagccacattgtgcaatctacattgatccctgcatgctgatcaataccgacgccggccacatccgaatgcagatcttctgggaaaggaaggaatgttagtccgatacttgttgCTACTAgaaaccgaggaatcctctgcatctccacatgtatcacgggaaagggagagttgttagtaagtgtgccagtagcgttatcatataataattgctctgagcagccggctgccgagaatttgggaaatttatcatttgttgtattaatacgattagcaaaataagcaacttgaactccggatagccggctattgGGAGCACtgctaatatttttttaataatattcaatcacgcgacgaattttctcgtggtttctatcgtgtcggtgctgattctacccggcgatcgtttgaataaaatgtggAATCTTATGCAGAAGGTATTTAgctacgatttttttttcttgtgtcgAGTACTATTCTTGTAGATAGTTGGAATTGCACATGTATAATGATTTCGTAGTAAGAGGGGCttttattaacccattcatgcccatgttgtttgtggacaacaacgtttttcaacagatataacttttgattgaagcaaaatttgctcacaaaaacaagtaaggctaataaatgtgactattgcctttcatttgagcattaacaattacaagaatcagctctagaactgaagttattgtcaTTAAACTGATTGGactccaatggagcagtgctgccaggaacagttcacgtttacgacggaaaatgaatttttcatatatcttcgttatagtgcaatatttttgaaagctGATTAAATTCATCAATTttgactgtcgttggctacgttttccattcaatagggatctttaggggtgtgcgggttaaggcatattctgatgcagattagtaccgtgagttaatatctcagtcctttttcaattttttggcccgaaactattgaaaaaaacattttttagtttgtttccttttaggacaataacacatccaaacccatgcgacttgcacgaccctataggttgccttatcagatctaccatagtttgcagatgaaacttgagatggcaggttgctagcggattgacaaagtaccagatcatgctgtgtggggtgctgtcccggttaacaatgaggcgaacgagatatttgcagatacgtcatttagtaggacaactgtcagtttgctggttgagtttaatttggtttttttaaatttaaaaatcataaaagaataattaaggtttaagaatgatatgagtgtactcgtaaggacacccgctaccaatacatatgaaaaactggcacaatttttccaaattaaagatccctattggactattgcaaatattctaggagaactgTATTGAGCAGCtcctagcactgcaagggaagcacctatttttatgaaaaaaaaacttttcgtgATTCTTAATctcactgttttcaaggaaaatttgttttgaaaccctacatgtactagaaaaaagttgggcatgaaaaggTTAAACTTTATTAAGAAGTGTGAAAACAAGAATGCAAACTGAGCTATTTCcgttgttgcgttgcgttgGGTTGCGCTGTGAAGATGATTTTGGCgaatgcacactgacttcatcatgtttcaagaacacgatcgctcgaaaaagatcttgtttagtttttggttctttttaaactctgggtaccGGCTaacgagagtatcctatgttttctaaacaaaagcaatttcaagctaatcttatctgcgtaaaaGGCCAgatcctaggggcagatcacttgtgatgcatttttaaaaattagcgaaattaaatgcatttatttccatcaaaacagaaattcataatgcattttgcgttgcgtgcaatgtcttttgagttgcgtgtaagacgtcaaaaccctacgaaaaaactagccctacattccaCAAAACGTCGaataaagtggatcagcgtaggacgttttttggacaaacttttctgcgagggaaagttagtgcaaagttgatgcaaaaatggaaattaaatgcatttcttctaatttgatgcaaattttttatacattcctagagtgatctgttcctaggccggatcactatttatttcgacattatttagactaatttcgctattccttgTCTACGATATATTTGGCATACTACCGAGtaataacacgttatacagacaaagagttatgatagctcgagatgttataaagcaacgaaagtatttcctattttccatatcggattgtttgtggaatacgcGTATatgaacgattatatcgaacattgaagggaaatacaaaggatcgttaaactgatgcacgggcttgttaccaataacggaacttgaaattagattcactaAAACAGACGctgcgaattttcagtacgtattgacccgcgatcatcgataccagTCAAATCAAAGTACCATTGGAGCAAACCTCCGAACAACTAATCATTTTTAAGGTATTGTCTTctcggctagatctgttcgcaccctctcattctgccactATCGACAGAAGGCCGACAGCACCCTGTCgccgccggtctaaggaccaaatgtcatcaatagacctagacacagactaacagacataacactatgaggaaattccctcaaaaaacatcgatccgacaattttcccagaacactagctccaccttttattcacggtcccaaacactcagttactggtgggttacccctcaggtttgggaacaatttttcactagtggtctatcccccatatgcttgttcatatgtcagtggcgccataatttcaaatgtggccacagtcccaactacgaatatatttgaaatgaccGTTGCAGCGGACGaagttttgtttttgagtgttatgtctgttagtctgtgacctAGACTCGCGTGagggcatgagatagaattgaaagctaaccaatgaacatgacagcaacacacttattcttcgtgctgacataactgaaggtaattgccaaccggtccccgatccctctcgcgaattgtcaattctcaaaccttataaagattgaagtcatcattccactcaaataaggccatgcGTTTTCCCTATGCACATTGAATGTTCCatggatcagttcccccgttggtaaaacaaaccccaaACATAGAatttagtttgctcagtccaaagaaaagttggccgaccggcggatacgtgttcccttacagtgccatcacaccaacgaacacccaaaatttgtatgcgacaaaatatctgcaatcccgaatataaaagaatcaaaacctctactcatttgcaataaaataagcaaaaaaagttgaatatccaaggccgcttattttcaaagatagcaccgccgatgaaacacccaataaaaaataggtgacatgggacgcggacgaaaatagctgagcaccgaccggctggtttgccagctatttttcgggcgaagaattttggggcgacacctggtagtcgctagttgCCGGTaaaacgccaattatttgaatgtGCCAATTTTTCTTAGCGtcgtattttttcacttttcggatcgaatttttttctttgaaaaaccattttccactatttttagaatgtacactgtgtttctagatgttttctgtgcacttttattgtccttgcatcgggaatcgacggcccgtaatgcgaaaagatttttttttcatttgccgaaattcgattttcacaaactatcACCACTCACGTCAGTcaaaaatataccgaaaaatgcGTTTGTCAACCACTTCAATTTGTATAATCGTTAAATTacaccgttattcacactttcGATAAGCAGGAGGCAGTACACTGTGtcgaaaataaagaaaattaaccaactcgaagggagctctacgagagtcaaccgctcgcgacgaagatactcCAATTACTTGGCATTTATTACATTAGAGTTAAAAAGAAACAATTTTATTCTGTTTCATAATTCCTGAATCCCGCCAGAATAACATTTTAGCACAGGGTAGAAAATTACCCAATTTTGTTTACGTTCACCGTACAGCGCAATGTTTTAGCGAAGCGAACAACGCTCATTACTGTTCCCTTCCGTCAACATTTAGctgtaaattttgtttgttttcgttTTCGCGTTTCCTCTGTTGAATTAGTTTCAGATTTCTGTTTCCCCGGCTTATCACAAGAAATCCAAAAATACCCGCCACCCTTGCTGTGGAAGATAAGCCGATTGAGCATTGCTCTCTTCTCCAGTTAACAGCCAAAAAGAGTGAAGCAGATAGGACAGTAGCATTATTCTTTCGCTCCAACTAAAGTTTCATTTGTCTTTTTAGTCATTTCTTTGAAGTGTCCCAAATCATCAAGGATCTAGATAAGAATCCTGAAAGACGCATATAAAATGCTcttccgtgttctgtttagcagactgcGCCCGTTCCTTTACCGGCGAATATTAAAGCAGGTTTCGAGATGATCAACAACTGATCAGATATTTACCCTGCGACAAATCATGGATAAGctccgggaatacaacttgtgAATTCATCATCTGTTTGTAGATTTCAAGGCAGTGTACAATTTTGTGAAACGCAACGAACTCTGGCCACCTGCCAGATGATACTTGAGAATACCCGAAGACAGCGAGGACTAGATGCTGGCGATCGCTAGGCTATTTAAACTTTGTTCTAagctacccgccgtaacttgccgtttactgtaaaagtagtgtggtTGGATTtccgacaaaactgattaagctaattcgCATGACGCTGTATGAGAAGCAGGGAGATGTACTTTCAAATGTATTAATTTATTTCAAGGTACAATGTGAAGAGCTGATGTGTAAAGGAACGGAGCCCAAAAATGTCAAATTATGGTGATGGAGTGCCATAACTTAAAACTCAGACGGAAAGGCAAAACAGTGGCAACAAGAAGCAACCCTACACCGTTTAGTAACGAGCGCGAATATGAGTGCAAAATTACAATTTCCCAGGAAGTCCTATTAGGTAGAATCCCTTCACATGGTGTCGGTGCAATAGGGGGGAATCGGAAAAAGTGCATACAGCTCCCGTCACGAACAAGTCGGACACGAATCGTCGATCGAATGTCCCGGTTAAATCGACAGTGTATTAAACCACGCGAAAAATTCGGATTCGAAACCATGTCGCGGAGAGTCCGGTCAGGATAAAAAACAAAAGTGCGGACAACCCTCGTACCCACGGAAACTACCGAGAATCTTTCGTCGGTCGAAAAAGAAGGGTTCGGGTGAAAATCTGCACCCGGCTTGGACATGGCGGTAGCGAGTGCGGAGGCTGCCGAAAGGATCAAATGAATTGTAGAGAACAGGAAGCGGCCGTGTCACCGGgcaacaaacaaaaaagaaagcAGTAAACATCTCGGAACTAGAGGATGGCCAAACGAAAGCACGCTGATCCTAGAGATGATCGACACGGAGAAGAACGTCCCAAGCCACCCGACTCTGCTTGGGAAGTTTTTGAAAGGGAAAGGTTTTTCCGAATTCTCAGAAATCACCAAACTGGGGAAGTTCCGTTTCATAGTTGATACTGAGTTCGAGACAGAACTAAGACTTTATAAGCTGACAGAAGCCAACATGAGACTGTATGATCCCAAAAACAACACAATAATATTCATTAGGGGGATCCACACCAACTTCGAGGAAGAGGAAATGTTACAGAACACAGAAGCAGAGCAACGGATAATGAAGATTCAGCGAATCAAGAGACGAGAGAGCAATGGAGAACTGCAGAACACCATGAACATCAAGATGACTCGCGAAGAAGCACAGATACCAAAATCCGTCAGGATTTCCGGCTGCTACTTCAGACCCGACCATCTTTACGCCAATGCAAAAACTGCTGGAGATTCGGCCATGGCCAATGTCCAAGTTCTGCACAGCCCGAACAAGATGTGCCACATGTGGAGGCAACCACTCTACCGTGGATTGCAGCGCAGACACCAAGTTCCCGAACTGCAAGCTCCAACACAAAGCAAAGCAGCCCAAGTGCCCGGAGAGATAAAGACACATTTAAATACGGAAAAcaatgagagagagagagacaacCCAGCACAGCTTGCCCGAGATGCTAAGAGAACCCATTCAGAGCAACCGATTGTGAATGGTTCATAGCATGGCTGCGAGAAAACCTCACAGAAATGAGAGCCAAACACTGGGTAAGCGACCTAAGAAACCTTCAGCAAAGATTGCACAAAGGATACAACAGGTGGAATCGGACCAGTAACCGTGGCACTGCTGCAGGAAACCGTTCAGATTGGCACACTTTAGCCTGGTATCCGCCAGATGGAATCA is part of the Topomyia yanbarensis strain Yona2022 chromosome 1, ASM3024719v1, whole genome shotgun sequence genome and encodes:
- the LOC131683639 gene encoding NCK-interacting protein with SH3 domain, producing the protein MGEHLLNDSESFEMLKALYDFTAVYPKTISFDEGEYFILHQTSARQRNWWQVVSMKGNIGFVPSNYVMKLKVDPNFLNGFLESSIESLRMSTEKEINGIINRDELIDRLVEKQNKIEKILKSDFSDDDEEEPPARIGNGSIPTMEKYAYNNCIDSTPKHKGEHRRSPVPAKHEKLTKKSLSSSAVCTAASVPQFVQESPSMSVLSSKLNQEEPLTPTAQENSIVSEVSETETTNTATTTTTTTTSDDITAISRGDEEIPKTEPTAEPEAQTDHEMELETTNNDDMTASENEPQPKESSAKEPTSDPETIAESQNLNEIPLMNIEPQDVYQVVDAIRTNTNLSHEMACVAFRVMLSELEPLLPPPVVKHLEPVALHLTTPLDVADAFLAQTHDAQRLRVIFAGLSECKNDSEQRTWMLHEDEADISRYLSELIGILTDADPKICRNEMAVDHYQSVINLVLYYQMETRWSIRKLLLKAFKAMCHLDYTTVDILLGSVLPLEIVQDMISNARNVEKLQELANMLIIVFSIGRKMPINQQEHLRADFVIFLLNLIETPPETDVHNVLPDTMINLILSFNLQFENFTDNIVLEAMEQIRTAKTFTEKILVLINREEDPVHTLKHTPAHINPVLKMLVDLFSRPETASIFYTNDQSVLIDILVRQLSDLSAGEPIRKWYLELCRRIVRNTGYAEHQHRKQDLMKIFTRIFCEETECSAGDQQVVREIANEFPQIFKA